The genomic window GCCATTCATGTGAATGAGGTTGACTTCATCGAGCATCTCGTGGCTGGTAAAACCTCGGGCAGTCGTGCCGATAACATCGTCCGTAGAGTGTGCCCAGGTGTCGGGATTGCGGCGCTTTCCCCAGGCATCGTAGCTGTAACGTTCTACAACGTGCCCTTTTTCATCCGTGACGCAGTCAAGTGAGCCGAGGTGATCATGGTGGTATATCAGTGAAACAAAAACCGCCTACAGAAGCTTACCTATTCGAGGCGGTTGTTTTATATTCAGGGGAGATTTTGAGTAAGGCATTGAAATAGTTACTATAGAATTTAGCTAGGGCTTCATTCTCTATACGTATATAATCTTCTATATTTAATTCCTTCGCATTTAATGTCCAATTTGCGCTCCCTGTCCACACAATCCGATCGTCTATCGTCATGCACTTCAAATGCATACTTCCTTGTTGAGTTCCTCCATCCAGAGGAGGAAGGTAAACCTTGATGCCGTTTCTCTCCAGCATTTCTAAAATTTTGCTCACTGGACCCCTAAGCATTTTCTCACTGATAACCACCTTTACCTCTACACCGCGCTTTGCTGCTTCCACTAGTTTATTGATAACGTCGCCATCCATCACGTAATACATTGCTGCTTTAATTTCACGCACTGATTGCTCGATATCTTTAACAAGCATCCCTACCCCGCTACTCAATTGCCCATCCCTTGATGGCGTGTAGTAACTCTCAATATCCTTAGCTATAATGGAAAATTTCTCTTGAATCTCGCCTGACCATTCCCTTTCTGTTCCTCCCATTATCCTACTGTAATCTATATTAGGGTCAACGCCAGGATTAGTGCGTGAATAAACCAATCGGTTCGCTATCTCCTCTCTCACCCATGGTTTTGCTTTCTTATAAAGCCAGTTCCATTTGTTTTTATAGCTATTCACTATCTTTCTTGACTGAATAAATAGCACATCCTCTAAATTCATCAAAAATCCATACGATGACCAATTCGCGCTTCCTGTGATCAATAATTTATTATCTATGATCGCGCACTTAAGGTGAAGTTTCCCAGGCTCTTTTTCTATAAAAACTTTTACCCCCTCTTTAACCATCTTATCAAATCGATCAAAAAATCGCCGCTCAGCAACGGTATTTTCATCTATAATTATTCTCACGCTGACTCCATTCTTAGCCTGCTTTGCAAGAGCTTCCATAATCTCAGGATCAGTCAACCAAAACATCGCTACATCAATACTTTTCTCTGCCTTTCGTATCGTTTCCAATAGCCTATCCATAGCAACTCGTTTGAAAGGCGTGAAAACGACCTCGACTTGAGCAGACTCATACTCAGCGCTATACCAATCCCAAAAATAATATAGGCCAAGCAAGAGTAAGACAATCAGAAAAAGCCAATAAAATTTTTGTTTTAGCATAGATAGGCTATTTTAAGGTTTGAAAATAGAATATTTTCACTTATTCTCAAAATCAGGACCTAATACCCTTCTTAATAGACTATTTCGTATCGAATCTCCTTCTTTATAAAGTTTGGGTAAATCGTCAATGGCTGAAGTGCTTAAGATTTTGCGTTGGAATTGAGGAAAAGCATATTTGTAGTCACGATCTTTTAGAACCTCTTGTATTTTAATAGGATTTAATTGATCATTACTACCTCCGGAACATAAGAAATCAACCCAACCTAGCAATAATGATGTTACTATATACTCATTCTCCATAGCCCAATAAACAACCGTAATGACTCTAGAATTGATATAGATTTCTTTTGCTGTGAGTAAGCAGTAATCTATCAAATACTGGGCTAAAGTAGGATCTATAGCTATATGTATGATTTGGAACATTTCATTTTCTAAGAATTTATGAAAGGCATCATTTTCTTTGATTAGATAATCATCGTGTTTCTGAAATGCTTTCAGCGTCTTTTTCCAGTCAGTATTAGGCCAGGGATGTTTCTCCAGATATTCTTTCACCTCAAGATAACCGCCATCTTTTAGCATTTTTCCTATCAGTGAGTATATAATCACATTCCCAGAATAGCATCCGAAGAGGTAGTTACTAAAATCTTGATAACTAAAAAATCGCATCATGAGCCTATATAAGACTTCTAGATCTTGTTGATCTAAAGTCACTTTATTGAGATAGACAGGTTTACTCAATTCAATTAATTTATCGATCATCAAATTTCCTACGTCTAGTTTAGCTTGCTTGATTTTGAGTTTCTCTTTATTTTTTTCTCTTTGGACATCATGAGTCGATGGAAGAGTTAACCATTTATCGCTGGAAACTATTTTTTCCAGCTCTTGATAGTTTCGAGCCTTACTGAGATTATTCTTTAATTCATCTAGCTCTTTGAGTGTTTGTCCGTGGCCGAGAGCGCAGACGAGTAGATATATAATCAATGATTTTATTTTCATAAGAGGGACTTATTTGAAATTGAAGGATATATAGGATATGTCGCCATTGAAACTAATCTTGATTTTATACACACGTCCTCCGTCCGATGCCTGAATATAACCTGTTTGAGCAAAGGCACCATAGTCCGAAAAGAGAGTAAGATTATCTCTATATTCTCTATCAAAACCATACAAGTCATACATTTCACCGTAAAGTCTGATGCCTGTGCTACTATCTACATAACCATCTCGATGGACAGGGACTTGAATCGTCATATTAAAAGACACGCTCCCAAGAGCTAGCAATAAGTCTTGGTCTCGAACTAATGAAAATCTAAAACTTTGTTTCGGATAACTCCACTCAAACCAACGAATATTTTGATCTGGTGGTAATTTTTTCAGTTTTTCCAGCACTTCGGTTCGTCTTTCGTTCAGTCTTTCTTTCAACCAATGTTCAAATGTGTGACTGAGGATCACATCTTTCAAGAGTTTTGATTCGTGACCAAAATTCGCTGTAATTGAATCCCCAGGATTCGCCTCTGGCTTAAATAGCACTCCTACGTTATGGGTCAGGCCATTTTCATTTTGATGTATAGTAGTAGGAGTTGCCGTGGCGCCTTCCGGTGTCGTGCTCGAGGCGAATGCTTTAACTAGATTACTAGCATTAAGAAATATCTCTATTATGTTGAGAATTTTCAACGTATTTATTGCAACATGATATTTTTCTCTGGAGACGATCTTTAGTTTGATATCATCTACGATATTCTTTTCAGCGGCTGCTTACGTGCATGCATGGCATAGGGAGCAACCAACGGGCGCGACATGTGTCGAGGTGTGCAAGGAGCGAGCTGCCACGAGCAGATGACGTGACGGGCCAAACTAGCGACCGCCGTCGAACAACCAAGGCGCGAGCAACGCCCGAACCTATCAAACCGTGTCACTTCCGCTTTTTGAGCCATAGCCACAAAAAGCCAAGCACAGCCACAATCACCACCGCCGCCACCAATGGCCACTGGGCGGACGAGGGGGATTTTTCGACGGGCGTTTGTGTGGCTTGGGGCGACTTTATTGGTTCCGGCGCTTGCGGCACCGGCATCGGTTCCGATGAAGCGTGAGGCCGCTGCGGTTCTTGCCGTGATGACTTCAACCGCAAAGCTTCGATAGCCGCTTTTCGGGTGAGATGGAGAAAGGGTTTTAGTCGCTCACGTTCAGTGCTGCGTTGTTGCTGGTTCCGCAAATTGAACTGCCCCGAAAGATCGACTTCTCGCCATGAGTCATCTGGATTCTCTAAATACTCGGCTAGCGAAAGCATCTCCAAAATGGGGGATCCTTTTTCCGCATACATTTGCTCTGCGGCTGCCACGCGCTGGTCAAGATCGGCGGCATTCGCATCAAATGCCTCCTCCTTCTTTACTTCGCCCTGTTGATCATACACGACGATCTTTGGAGGAACACCTGCCAGCATCGTTGCAAAAAGATAATCATTCCCGGAACCGTTCC from Candidatus Methylacidiphilales bacterium includes these protein-coding regions:
- a CDS encoding phospholipase D-like domain-containing protein, with the translated sequence MLKQKFYWLFLIVLLLLGLYYFWDWYSAEYESAQVEVVFTPFKRVAMDRLLETIRKAEKSIDVAMFWLTDPEIMEALAKQAKNGVSVRIIIDENTVAERRFFDRFDKMVKEGVKVFIEKEPGKLHLKCAIIDNKLLITGSANWSSYGFLMNLEDVLFIQSRKIVNSYKNKWNWLYKKAKPWVREEIANRLVYSRTNPGVDPNIDYSRIMGGTEREWSGEIQEKFSIIAKDIESYYTPSRDGQLSSGVGMLVKDIEQSVREIKAAMYYVMDGDVINKLVEAAKRGVEVKVVISEKMLRGPVSKILEMLERNGIKVYLPPLDGGTQQGSMHLKCMTIDDRIVWTGSANWTLNAKELNIEDYIRIENEALAKFYSNYFNALLKISPEYKTTASNR